One Pangasianodon hypophthalmus isolate fPanHyp1 chromosome 7, fPanHyp1.pri, whole genome shotgun sequence genomic window, taaaaaatcAGAGAATGTTTTAACTATATTGCATTGCTAAAACAAAGGAATATATCTCTGAAGGAGGGTGTATTGTATCTACTGCAGATTTGTACTACTATATAGTTTTATAGCACTGGTGTCTGGCCCTAAACAGTAGCAACCATTAAATTCTCACAAAAACTCGACAATTAATATTGAATTctataatatttctttaaatattttctagGTATTTCTATTAAATTtgtccagattttttttaatttcttttttaattttctttatatgAAACAGTGCAAAGTATAACAACACTTAACAAGCACTTTTCACCACTGACTTCTGGTGGCCAAACTGAGTCACCAAAATAGAAACCTGTAGCTGGAAAGGAAATCCCTACGTACATAGAGAACTTGTGACTTGTAGCAACCAATCAGATGAAAGTCTCCAGTACAAAATACTTGGTGCTTTTAGCATTTGGCTACTTTGAAATGCTCTACCTGAGTGTCATTTCATCTCTGAAGATGTCTGCATTCTGGATTCTTGTCTTATCTCTTTGCTTAATATGTAAGTTTTTGAAGGATTTCATCAAAAAGTGTTATAGGTGATAAAACTCTTCTTAGTTCCAATTACTTCTTGTATTTTCAATTACTTAGACATTTCATCAAGTTTTTGTTCTTGttgtattttacttattttctaGCTCAAGCCCAATCTATGGATTTTTCTGGACTATCATTTGTCTCAGTGAAGGCTGGAGAATGTGTTTCTCTTAACTGCCCATTTCTGAAGACTAATAGTATAGATCGTGTGGTTTGGTACAAACAAATACTTGGACAGATGCCTCAAAAAGTGGGAGAAAGATCAGCATATAAGAAAATCCAAATTTCACCAGAGTTTAAGACATCAGGATACAAAATGGAGACGACTGATAATGCCATTTCTCTGACAATTCCACATATAAAAAGAGATGATGGAGGACTTTACTACTGTGGGATATTAAGCTGGGAGAATTTTACGCTATCAAATGGAACTTTCTTGGCTGTAACAGGTAATTAACTAAATCAAATCTGTTTGTACAAAGACATGCATATATTTATGCACccatttgtgttcattttgggATTTAAATGGTCCTTTAATACGGCTGTGCTTAGAGTCTGATTAAAAAATCGACAAAGTTTGGATACAGCATTTTCCCCTTATACTTTTATGTcttcggggaaaaaaaaaatggcaatatgGAAATTGTTCTCCAAACTAAGGTCcaataatataacaaatattgTGTTATACGGTATGTGATATATTTTCTTTCCTAACTTtggtttaatatattaaatattcatcaaATTTAATCCATATTAGATGCACAAACCATTatggctataaaaaaaaattccccttGCATAGGCAGTAAGACAAAGTGACTATACACTAGATTTAAGCTATTTTTGCCATGTTACTGCCCATTACAttaagagtaagatattcctttatttgtcccgcagtggggaaattgcatagGATTAGTAGGATTAATAGGATTAGGTCACGTTTAGGTGATTCGTATAGTAGTAATCATATTTTGGATGCATGTTTATCAACttgtgtacatattttattatatagtaCATTGTATGTATTTGTTATTCTTTATGTGCTCTTAATAACAAAATTAtctcttttaattttatacaaatttattGGCAAAATATGGTAACAGTAAGAATACACTtgcttttgtctcattttaCACAATTAAGCCTTGCTTTTCTCAAAAACCTCGAAACAACGTCAGTTGTTCATGTGTACCAGTGATAcagctgcctcacagctctaaGGCCCTGATCTAGGGCTCGGTTTATTGTCTGTGTTGAGGTTTCACATGTTTGTCCTGTGGCTGTGTTGATTTCTTTTGGGTACCACAGTTTCCTCTCATCAAACCAAAGGTGTGATTAAATATGTTTGAGATGAATTCATTCCAGAGATGGTCTCATTCCACTGTGACCAATACAACTGAACAATTTTActacaaaatgtaaacacatgGCATGAGTGGGAAGTAATCAGCAGAACACTTTACACACTGAATTTTCTTAAGTTTACAAAGAAAGATTTTACACTGTCTTTATTATCTTACCAGGTGAGAAAGAGTTAAACATCTCAGTGTTGCAGAGCAGCGTGATGGACTCGGTTCCTGCAGGAGCGTCAGTGACTCTGCAGTGCTCGGTTCTCtctgagagcagagcagcagatcTCCAAGTGCTCTGGTTCAGAGCTGCTCCACCACAATCCCATCCtcaaatcatttacactcatcacaGCAGCAGGCATCAGTGTGAGAGCGgctcttctacacacacctgtgtgtacaaCTTCTCCAAGAACATCCTCAGCCTCAACGATACTGGCACTTACTACTGCGCTGTGGCCGTGTGTGGGAAGATCATTTTTGGAAACGGGACACGAGTACAGTTGGAGAACTTTCCAGAATTTGGTTAGTGAGCAGAGCAAAATCAGAGCTCatcaaaattcatttatttatttatttgtctaaaCAAACGATGAAGAAATTGTTAAAGCATCATTtgattttttctttgtaatttcacatttacGTCTCCCAAAGCAACTTTTAATCCTGTAGTGATCTGTCTGGGAACAGCGTTGGTAATGTGTGGGATCGTGATCTCTGTTCAAGCTGCTTTACTCTGTAAAAGGAAAAACTGTGATCAGTACAGAGGTAAGTGTTTAACACGATAGTCTAAATTAATTTTCAGTACatgttttacataaaaaataacttCAGCAGTTATTTACAATTCAGATTGAATTAGAATTATTAGATTGGGTTATTATTAGCAGTGTCAGATCTTTGTGTATAATGAGTCGGACTCTTCATATAAATCTCTGTTACATTATCTcttctaattttattttccagAGAGAATCCAGCATGGAAATGTTATAAACACAGAGAAGACAAACACTCAGGTACCTGTACGCTTGGTACAATAAATGactcagaataataataataataattattattattattattattattattattattattattattatttccctatacatgtttaacattgttttttttcatagttATTGGGTTGTTTATCTTGCTAAATAtaccattttattatttgtaataatcctcaatatataataataattcaatgattctttttattcattaatgatTTTAAATTGCATCATTAACATACATCACCATTAATGTTGtgtttcttattattattggattttttattttttttaaataatttaggaCCATGACACTGTGGAGGTGAATTACGCTGCCTTAGACTTCAATGAAAGGAAAACTAAAAGAGCGAGAGAAAATCGAGGTCGATCTCAACACAGTGTATACTCTGAAGTGAAATCTTCCAGtattacttaaaatatttttgaatttttttttttcagctgatttattttttctgctcATAAGTAAAGTTTAAGGCAGCAGTCTGTGCTGAATCTGTTTTAGATTTAAACACTAAAAACTCAAAGAATTCAAATAGGTTTAGTTATTTGTGAGAAACATGGTTTAATTCTGTGTTAATAAAATGATGAACATGATCTCAAATGATCTACATGTAAATTTGTCTGTAATGTCAGAACTTTTACATCTGCTTGTCATAAAACGCTTGATTGaaaagttttgttttctgtacTGAGTATCTCAGCAAAGCTTTACATGACCAATGATTCCTGtccatttggtttgttttctataATGTCAGCTTTGTAAAGCTTTTTCATTAAAGTCTACACATTCATCAGTAATAAATCATGAGTACACATTGCATGTGCTGTTGTCTACTTTCCAACCGTAGGTGGAAGAAGTCTGTGGTTTGATGCATGAAAAGAAGGGTTAGAGGGTAAGACCAGTCCTCACCTTAAACAACCCACATTTAGATCCTTCAACAGGGGCAGCATCAGCATTTAAGAATTTTAACGCCTTCCTACGGTGAAACAGGAGCCACCTGAAAACTCTGCTTTCTGCTTCTTCtgctaaagcagcagtcagaataaagatgaataaaattcacccaGAGGAAAAGACAATTCAGTGAAGATTGGAGAAGGATGCATTTGAAGTCCACTTTGCACCAAATTAATGCAGATgaattttgaaaagaaaaaaacgtgTACACTCTAACAGAAGGTTTCCTTCAGCATTTCCTTATACATGTTTTGAGATATTTTGTATTCTTGTTTGTATGCTGTTTGTATGATTTTTCCATTTCATGTCACTAAGTCAGCTTCTACATGTTTCATCATCTAGCATTAGCAGGAGGATGTCCCAATGGAAGTGAATAAGATCTGACAAACTCAGTTTAAAGCTTCTGGTCAAGCTGCAGGTCTTCATCAGAAACCAGCATGAACTCCATGCAGATCTGGAACAAATACATGATGCTGAAACCCAATGGCATGACATGGCACTCATAATTCCCTTATGTTGTGAAGAATCCAGTTTTCTGAAAGTTTCCTTCCCAGACTTACATCACGTTAAACACTAAATATGTAGCTAACAAACGCAGGTGCTATCTTCTGATAACTTCTGAATGCTCAACTCAGATTtatactttcatttttaaaaatacatttctaattaTCAGGTTTTTATATGTTCGAATCAATTCCTCTAATGAGACTCATACTTCTTATTAAAATCTTATGACAGAGGTTATGTTCAGCTAGTGTTAGCTTACAGTTAAAAGGTGAAAACAAAGTTAacaatatgttatatatatttaaatatgaatcaaAAAGGTTATTTTACACAACTTTACTCAGATTTCCTTCATCTCTTTTTACACTCCCACCCCTGAACACAGACTTTCTCTGCAGTCACCTTAATATCCCTGAGCTCAGAGTGTAGCTACATGGCTCATAGTTGTCATACAGAAGCAGGAAAATGcatgatcctgattggttaatcctgtttctcattaCAGCAGCTGTTTCTCATTACAgcagccaataaaatgtgatgaaacaaattaaagaatgtatttatttgacaTCTCAGGTGGTTAAATATGCTAAAGCTGACTTTATTGAacttttatgaatataattatgAAAAGATTACTGTTCaaaacaatattatttacaGGTATGTAATCAGAGGCACTGTATGTGTTTTCTCAACCAACCACGCagagaataaaatatttcatgggAGTTAAAACCCCAAATCCCCCCTCCATGAGAATTAATACATAAAACTTCCCAGCCAATAGCATGTGCTGAATGAAGGTACCTTACTGAGTCAGCTATACAAATTAGCAAGCCATGATTTTACACTCTCAAGATTTAAACAGTGCTTTAGACATTACCGAGTCAGAAACCCAAGCAATTGGTGTAATTTATGTATGCATCTGAGACAGGACTGTGTCCAtgaactgttaaaaaaaataaactatagaCACATTGTCCAATAAAATACTCAGCttggctttttttgttttagtaattTAAATGAAACTCAATGTAAAGTCTAAACATTTCTACGTGAGAAAGTTTTAGTGTTTGTGCACTTTTCATCACTGACTACTACTGGCCAAACTGagttacaaacacacacgtagGTGGAATGGAAATATAAAGTGAACATGTGACTTTTGGTAGCCAATGAGATGAAAGTCTCCAGTACAAAATTCTCAGTGGTTTGGTCTCTAAATTCTTTCAAACACCTCCACCCAAGTATCATGTCATTTTTGAGGATGGCTCCACTCTGgattcttgttttatttctcgACATATGTAAGTTTTAtgtgttcttttattattattatttatttaaaatgttacgAATGTTcattcatatttcttttgttgcATTGGATCTGACTTGAATGTATGTTCTAGTTCCAGGCCATGCTGTGGATTTTAACCGATCTTCATTTGTCTCTGTGAAGTCTGGAGAACGTGTTACTCTGAACTGCACATTTCGTGGTAAACACAGTAAAGATCTTATTGTTTTGTACAAGCAACAATTTGGAGAGATGCCTAGGGAAGTGGGAACAATGACAGCACATAAAGACGTCCAAACTTCAACTGTGTCCAGCTCAGGATTCAAAGTAGAGGAGATTATGAATGGCATTTCTTTAACAATTCTACGAACAAAAAAAGCTGATGGAGGACTGTATttctgtggaatatatacctgGGGCAAATTTGAATTTTCCAGTGGAACATTCGTAGCTGTGACAGGTaaatcactgacacacacacacacacacacacacacacacatacacacacacagataatataaatttatatacagggtgtccaaaaTTATCTTTATCCAATATAGAAAGTCAGCCAGGAGGTGTAGAAATACTAGGATTGATCCATtttagaaaaagagaaacacattacGATTTTCTAAATACTAAGTTTTGACAAGTTTTCTCATCTTCATTATATCATCTGAAGGCAAGAATCACTTGTGCCATTGAAAACATTGCTGTGGATATGTTGCAGTGTACGTGACAGTATTTAGATGTTAACAGCATTTGGATGCTCACTAATGGTGCTCATATTAACATTCATAACTTCACTGCTTTCACAAAAAACATTTGGGTTTTTGTGTATCTAAATATCCTTCAtgtgtgttaggattttttttttattattaaagtccTGGAGATAAGTTTCAGACATCCTGTACATTTGattatttagatattttctaaaatttcaACTATACTCCCCATCCCACAAGACATACAGCAAGCATCTTCAgttagcaattaaaaaaaaatggctaaaataaATGGCTGAACATATCTTATTTTCACTGtctatttttttatcatttaatatttcatgaatatttatttaattatcttttaattgaattgataataaatgattatttttttaatggttaatttttgATCTACAATTCtctgttttaattaattcattcttaaatgttattttaaaaacttacTTTAAGGTTCCTTCAGTAGTAGTCGTAGTAGtaattagaatttattttttattcttagaTATACATTGCTTATATTGCTAATGCTTCTTGTCATTGCAAAGCACTTtaagcttcatttaatgttagATTAAAGCATGGGAAAGGCACTTTATGtgtatttccat contains:
- the LOC128318610 gene encoding uncharacterized protein LOC128318610 is translated as MKVSSTKFSVVWSLNSFKHLHPSIMSFLRMAPLWILVLFLDIFPGHAVDFNRSSFVSVKSGERVTLNCTFRGKHSKDLIVLYKQQFGEMPREVGTMTAHKDVQTSTVSSSGFKVEEIMNGISLTILRTKKADGGLYFCGIYTWGKFEFSSGTFVAVTDEKDVKVSVLQSIVLDSVPAGASVTLQCSVLSESRAADLQVLWFRAAPSQSHPQIIYTHHNSRHQCESRSSTHTCVYNFSKNISLNDTGTYYCAVAVCGKIIFGNGTRVQLAMNTFTDQHLRL